Proteins found in one Dermacentor silvarum isolate Dsil-2018 chromosome 8, BIME_Dsil_1.4, whole genome shotgun sequence genomic segment:
- the LOC119461331 gene encoding ADP-ribosylation factor-like protein 13B, whose amino-acid sequence MRHVFICFRHITLLMIGLDNSGKTSTTKHLLREGNPEDVVPTVGFSSVQTERCGFHVTLCDLGGGAKIRAIWERYYALAHGLVLVVDASATHRAPECRRTVAQVLADPRIGGKPLLVLLNKQDLETAVDEMEMCSLLDLENMVNQHKCPTRVENCCAIRFSGRTRKRDPGIDKGFHWLLGHISRNWEELKDRVERDTALQHDHEEKDKAERLARVQKARELRAKASRKEGSIPEDEGDKNGNKIASFEREQDEVTAERPGEEDPPNERKMETPDGARVIVVSPVQRHPTTGEEDKRSLCEGRCEEQLSNDHRPSTPSNKMLGLSLYISEASCPSMTQIEM is encoded by the exons ATGCGTCATGTTTTTATCTGTTTCAGGCACATCACGCTTCTCATGATTGGTCTTGACAACTCTGGAAAGACATCGACAACAAAACACCTGTTGAGAG AGGGCAATCCCGAGGACGTGGTTCCGACGGTGGGCTTTTCAAGCGTCCAGACGGAGCGCTGCGGCTTCCACGTGACTCTCTGCGACCTGGGCGGCGGCGCCAAGATCCGCGCCATCTGGGAGCGCTACTACGCGCTCGCCCATGGTCTGGTGCTCGTGGTGGACGCATCGGCGACGCACCGAGCACCGGAGTGTCGCCGCACCGTCGCGCAGGTGCTGGCCGACCCGCGCATCGGCGGGAAGCCTCTGCTCGT ATTGCTCAACAAGCAGGACCTTGAGACGGCCGTCGACGAAATGGAGATGTGCTCTCTGCTAGACCTGGAGAATATGGTCAACCAGCACAAGTGCCCCACCCGAGTG GAGAACTGCTGCGCCATCAGATTCAGCGGTCGAACGCGCAAGAGAGATCCGGGCATCGATAAAGGATTTCATTGGCTCCTGGGTCACATTTCCCGCAACTGGGAAGAGCTCAAGGACAGGGTGGAACGGGACACAGCGTTGCAGCACGACCACGAAGAGAAGGACAAAGCGGAACGCCTCGCCAGGGTCCAAAAGGCGAGGGAGCTAAG GGCCAAGGCAAGTAGAAAGGAAGGCAGCATACCTGAAGATGAAGGTGACAAGAACGGCAATAAAATAGCCAGTTTCGAGCGTGAGCAGGATGAAGTCACG GCTGAACGTCCTGGGGAGGAAGATCCACCGAATGAGAGGAAGATGGAGACACCCGACGGCGCCCGCGTGATAGTAGTCAGTCCCGTTCAGCGCCATCCGACAACCGGCGAGGAAGATAAGCGCAGCCTGTGCGAAGGTCGTTGCGAGGAGCAGCTCTCAAATGACCACCGTCCGTCCACGCCCTCGAACAAGATGCTGGGACTTTCACTCTACATCTCAGAGGCATCTTGTCCATCGATGACTCAGATAGAGATGTGA
- the LOC119461330 gene encoding CWF19-like protein 1, with protein sequence MASPMKILVCGDVSGQFDKLFDRVSNVNKKNGPFDMLLCIGDFFGPDASRWLQYKLSGCKVPLQTYAVGVTPDSYSESDLADNVVHLGSRGIFTGASGLKIAYFCGNESKGDKPSRGEFVKKEALEFLSPIAESTSHKGIDIFIASQWPKNVSKYAHTASAEEENGSDVISLLAYFLRPRYHFTSSGNYYERTPYRNHKTLQEQARHVTRFISLAPVGNAAKAKWLYAFSIAPMSGMPSTELVKQPIDVTECPYEFSESDLKEASKSQQFFYDLTPAAEKGKKRNRDAGGQQERKKRPPPAPKGPCWFCLASPEVEKHLVISIGESCYLALAKGALTPDHVLILPIGHHQSTVELDEETLEDVVKFKESLKQYFKSRGKRPVFFERNYKSSHLQIQVVPVPEPLMPGLQSVLVDYGMSLGVDLDEIPRNSSLRQIVDPGRPYFYMEFDNTKLLHRIKKNFPLQFGREVLACEEVLNLPDKADWKDCKMSRDEEVSMVAEFRKQFEPFDFTL encoded by the coding sequence ATGGCGTCACCCATGAAAATCCTCGTGTGCGGAGATGTTAGCGGTCAGTTTGACAAACTATTTGACCGTGTGTCCAATGTCAACAAAAAGAACGGGCCGTTTGACATGCTGCTTTGCATTGGCGACTTCTTCGGGCCCGACGCTTCGCGATGGCTTCAATACAAGCTGAGCGGCTGCAAAGTCCCCTTGCAGACATACGCCGTTGGCGTCACACCGGACTCGTATTCGGAGTCGGACCTCGCGGACAACGTCGTCCACTTGGGTTCTCGAGGAATTTTCACCGGTGCTTCTGGGCTGAAAATCGCCTATTTCTGCGGAAACGAGAGCAAGGGCGACAAACCTTCCAGAGGCGAGTTTGTCAAGAAAGAGGCGCTGGAGTTTTTGTCCCCGATCGCCGAGAGTACAAGCCACAAGGGCATAGATATATTCATCGCATCTCAGTGGCCCAAGAACGTCAGCAAGTATGCTCACACCGCGTCCGCTGAAGAAGAAAACGGTTCTGATGTCATCTCTCTACTCGCCTACTTTCTTCGACCTAGATACCACTTCACGTCTTCGGGAAACTACTACGAGAGGACTCCCTACCGAAACCACAAGACACTCCAGGAACAAGCTCGTCACGTAACACGATTCATTTCACTGGCCCCCGTAGGAAACGCCGCAAAGGCCAAGTGGCTGTACGCCTTCTCGATCGCGCCCATGTCGGGCATGCCGAGTACAGAACTCGTGAAGCAGCCGATCGACGTGACCGAATGCCCGTACGAGTTCAGCGAGTCAGACCTCAAGGAGGCGTCGAAGTCGCAACAGTTCTTCTACGACCTCACGCCGGCTGCGGAAAAGGGTAAAAAACGAAATCGTGACGCCGGCGGCCAGCAGGAACGCAAGAAGCGCCCTCCGCCAGCCCCTAAGGGGCCCTGCTGGTTCTGTTTGGCGAGTCCCGAGGTGGAGAAGCACCTGGTCATCAGCATCGGCGAAAGCTGTTATCTGGCGCTGGCGAAGGGAGCACTTACTCCAGATCACGTGCTGATTCTCCCGATCGGTCACCATCAGAGTACAGTGGAATTGGACGAAGAGACATTGGAAGACGTCGTAAAGTTCAAGGAAAGCTTGAAGCAGTACTTCAAGTCAAGAGGAAAGCGACCGGTCTTTTTTGAAAGGAACTACAAGAGTTCCCACCTGCAGATTCAGGTTGTGCCTGTGCCTGAGCCGTTGATGCCTGGTCTCCAATCCGTGCTAGTGGACTACGGCATGTCGCTTGGTGTTGACTTGGATGAAATACCCCGAAACTCAAGCCTGCGCCAGATTGTAGACCCTGGACGACCGTACTTCTATATGGAGTTTGATAACACCAAGTTGCTGCACAGGATCAAGAAAAACTTTCCTCTTCAGTTTGGCAGAGAAGTGTTAGCCTGTGAGGAAGTTCTCAACCTGCCAGACAAAGCAGACTGGAAGGACTGCAAAATGTCCCGGGATGAGGAAGTGTCAATGGTGGCCGAATTTCGAAAACAGTTTGAGCCCTTTGATTTTACGTTGTGA
- the LOC119461329 gene encoding tetratricopeptide repeat protein 32-like, which produces MDSATGDVPTKQEKKAQLDDLIEKKKSEYLRLLHDAKESQEPESGSTESLNRRKYELALAYNERGQLLYRMIEFDKAVEDYTEAIRYCDSLAAAYFNRGIVKFRMGYFDVALPDMEKAVSLDPTNKEFQLGLKQTKEQL; this is translated from the exons ATGGATTCGGCAACTGGAGATGTTCCCACTAAACAGGAGAAAAAGGCGCAGCTTGACGACCTGATTGAAAAGAAAAAGAGCGAGTACTTGCGCCTCCTCCATGATGCGAAGGAAAGCCAGGAACCCGAATCAGGAAGCACTGAAAGCCTAAACCGCAG GAAGTACGAGCTTGCGTTGGCATACAACGAGCGCGGTCAGTTGCTCTACAGGATGATAGAATTCGACAAAGCCGTGGAGGATTACACTGAAGCCATACGTTACTGCGATTCTCTGGCGGCGGCATACTTCAATCGTGGGATCGTTAAGTTCAGAATGG GTTATTTTGATGTAGCTTTGCCCGACATGGAAAAGGCTGTTTCGCTGGATCCGACCAACAAGGAGTTCCAGTTAGGGCTAAAACAGACCAAAGAGCAGCTTTGA
- the LOC119461336 gene encoding peroxiredoxin-4, translating into MAPGSCWKWLLIALSLAIGPQLIICVEEACHSYDGGQVYPQENTKSSAHNLHWSKTQISKPAPYFTGTAVVNGEFKELKLSDYKGKYLVFFFYPLDFTFVCPTEIIAFSDRIQEFKALNAEVVACSVDSPFTHLAWINTPRKQGGLGPIKIPLLSDLTHQISKDYGVYLEDLGHTLRGLFIIDDKGNLRQITMNDMPVGRSVDETLRLVQAFQYTDKHGEVCPAGWKPGGDTIIPTPADKLKYFSKVGDP; encoded by the exons ATGGCGCCGGGAAGTTGTTGGAAGTGGCTCTTGATCGCTCTCTCATTAGCGATCGGTCCACAGCTGATCATTTGTGTTGAGGAAGCATGTCATTCGTATGACGGCGGCCAGGTTTACCCGCAAGAGAACACGAAGTCTTCAGCGCATAACCTCCACTGGAGCAAAACCCAGA TCTCCAAACCGGCTCCATACTTCACGGGAACCGCCGTCGTTAATGGCGAGTTCAAAGAGCTCAAACTCTCAGACTACAAGGGAAAGTACCTGGTGTTTTTCTTCTATCCGTTGGACTT CACGTTCGTCTGTCCGACGGAGATCATCGCATTTAGCGATCGTATCCAGGAGTTCAAGGCACTGAACGCGGAAGTTGTGGCATGTTCCGTCGACTCGCCCTTCACCCACCTAGCATG GATCAACACGCCAAGAAAACAGGGTGGTCTCGGTCCTATCAAGATTCCACTGCTTTCCGATCTCACTCACCAGATCTCCAAAGACTACGGTGTCTACCTAGAAGACCTCGGCCACACACTGAG GGGTCTGTTTATCATTGATGACAAAGGCAACCTCCGCCAGATCACCATGAATGACATGCCAGTGGGTCGATCTGTGGACGAGACCTTGCGATTGGTGCAAGCTTTCCAGTACACTGACAAGCACGGAGAGGTCTGTCCTGCAGGATGGAAGCCTGGAGGAGATACG ATTATTCCTACCCCAGCGGACAAACTGAAGTACTTCAGCAAAGTCGGCGATCCATAG